The Castanea sativa cultivar Marrone di Chiusa Pesio chromosome 11, ASM4071231v1 genome contains a region encoding:
- the LOC142616738 gene encoding uncharacterized protein LOC142616738, whose product MNGAVEAANKNIKKILVKITDTYKDWHEYLPFALCTYRTSVHTSTGATSYSLVYGMEVVLLAEVEILSLKILSQTKLSKAKWAHSRYEQLNMIDEKRMTAMCHGQLYQRHAKRAFNKKVRPRVFEEGDLVLKKCNQALPNHKGKFVITYDGPYVVKKAFF is encoded by the coding sequence ATGAATGGCGCAGTGGAAGCTGCtaacaagaacataaagaaaatctTAGTGAAGATAACAGACACATACAAGGATTGGCACGAGTACTTGCCATTTGCTCTATGCACATATCGCACTTCTGTTCATACGTCCACGGGTGCAACCTCGTATTCATTGGTGTATGGCATGGAGGTCGTCCTCCTTGCAGAAGTAGAAATCTTGTCTCTCAAGATTTTATCTCAAACAAAGCTGTCAAAAGCTAAATGGGCCCATTCCCGATATGAACAGCTGAACATGATAGACGAGAAGCGCATGACCGCAATGTGCCATGGACAGTTGTACCAACGCCACGCCAAGCGAGCATTCAACAAGAAAGTCAGACCCAGAGTCTTTGAAGAAGGCGATCTAGTCTTGAAGAAATGCAACCAGGCCCTGCCTAATCACAAAGGAAAGTTTGTCATAACCTACGATGGCCCATATGTGGTAAAGAAGGCATTTTTCTAA